In Candidatus Vogelbacteria bacterium, the following proteins share a genomic window:
- a CDS encoding metal-sensing transcriptional repressor yields MRQDIKTKAARRLKIVEGQVRGLQKMVEEEKYCIDIITQASAIKEALTGVEDLILENHLTTHVIHQIKHGKEQQAATEILKVYKLAQRKK; encoded by the coding sequence ATGAGACAAGATATTAAAACAAAAGCCGCCCGCCGCTTAAAAATCGTTGAGGGTCAGGTGCGGGGACTACAGAAAATGGTTGAGGAGGAAAAATATTGTATAGACATCATCACCCAAGCTTCTGCTATTAAGGAAGCATTGACTGGTGTGGAAGATTTAATACTTGAAAATCACCTCACTACCCACGTTATACATCAAATAAAACACGGTAAGGAGCAACAGGCCGCAACCGAAATACTTAAAGTTTATAAGCTAGCCCAACGCAAAAAATAA
- a CDS encoding HTH domain-containing protein → MIASHSQNKTLNRLAKILEFVETQYRSHADKETFFLGASEIFRFDPLLSDMDLLKMGFEKITDDTGGNVKIEFRQGLPERNTADPTHVSYELYVWFYVEDQNKFRDYQSSVRSRIERETKAVQFILDSQGFFYPEGTGPENRHSLKRNSNRYQLLYLLAKENRYIATKELAEKLNVSAPIVRKRIGEIRNIIAKKWELSREALFESDNASGYRVTNVTLQES, encoded by the coding sequence ATGATAGCGTCCCATAGTCAAAACAAGACCCTTAATCGTCTTGCAAAAATCTTAGAGTTTGTAGAGACGCAATACAGGTCACACGCGGACAAGGAAACATTCTTTTTGGGTGCCAGTGAGATTTTCCGCTTCGACCCACTTCTAAGCGATATGGATTTGCTAAAAATGGGTTTTGAGAAAATCACTGACGACACAGGGGGAAATGTAAAGATTGAGTTTCGGCAAGGATTACCCGAACGAAACACAGCTGACCCGACCCATGTTAGTTACGAACTTTATGTTTGGTTCTATGTTGAGGACCAAAATAAGTTCAGGGACTATCAAAGCTCTGTGAGGTCAAGAATTGAGAGAGAAACCAAGGCGGTCCAATTCATTCTCGACAGTCAGGGCTTCTTCTACCCAGAGGGTACGGGGCCAGAGAATAGGCACTCACTCAAAAGAAATAGCAACCGTTACCAGTTGCTTTACTTGTTAGCTAAGGAAAACAGATACATTGCAACAAAGGAACTTGCGGAAAAGCTGAATGTCTCGGCTCCAATAGTGAGAAAAAGGATAGGTGAGATTAGAAACATTATCGCCAAAAAGTGGGAGTTGTCGCGTGAAGCATTGTTTGAAAGTGACAATGCTTCCGGTTACCGAGTAACGAATGTCACTCTCCAAGAAAGCTAA
- a CDS encoding DUF305 domain-containing protein — translation MMPDGSMMGNGGGSMSMAEMMASMNAELNGKTGDEFDKAFISEMIMHHQGAVEMAQLALKNAKHAEIKTLANAIISAQNKEIADMKAWQEAWYGSETNN, via the coding sequence ATGATGCCTGACGGCTCAATGATGGGTAATGGCGGTGGCTCTATGAGCATGGCCGAAATGATGGCTTCAATGAACGCTGAACTGAACGGTAAGACAGGCGACGAGTTCGATAAGGCATTTATCAGTGAAATGATAATGCACCATCAGGGGGCGGTAGAGATGGCGCAATTGGCTTTGAAGAACGCTAAGCACGCCGAGATTAAAACTCTGGCAAACGCAATTATCTCTGCACAAAATAAAGAAATTGCAGATATGAAAGCGTGGCAAGAAGCATGGTATGGGAGCGAGACCAACAACTAA
- a CDS encoding recombinase family protein, whose product METTKYAIIDCRVSDPQQLKGGSLEDQEVIGRATAMRYNATVAHVFRKPHSATTTERDDLDEVIDFIKKYPHQIHYYIFKCIDRFTRAGYPEYERRKAELEKLGVQIIDSYGVIQPIQNTLDHLGQKYKWSMYSPSEIAEMISAYQGKAEAREILTRMVGAEIRLVQEGFAVRRAPDGLHNKRIFINGKDRVIREAGEKAHYFQKMYELRADGIDDTQIVNILNATGFKTNIYTRWDRSDPEHPRKIGTRGGKVLTVKQMQRYLLQTEYAGVSCEKWNKHKPVRTQYFDGIVSIDTFNRANRGKVYIKVSEGDEIEVLYNYSPWGRVKRLRDNPMYPWKCIACPFCNKSMLGSPSTGKSGAKFHGYHCGGSKSGDRAHEYFRLDKKTFESNVKNYLDSLKFEDGFLAGLELHLLSEYREREKEVVLESSAISRTVSDLKAELAQKLEAFGFAESPITRKMIEQQIAELDEQIKGAESQRMEIEVNEKSIRVFVRYAKYVMEHPAEILTEACDLQGRRALLGLFFEQTPTYNEILNGTPKLTALFKLSEEFKGNKTQLVTLRGIEPRFKP is encoded by the coding sequence ATGGAAACGACCAAATACGCAATAATTGACTGTCGCGTTAGTGACCCGCAACAGTTGAAAGGTGGAAGCTTGGAAGACCAAGAGGTTATTGGTCGTGCAACAGCAATGCGCTACAACGCAACAGTTGCGCATGTTTTTAGAAAACCACATTCAGCAACAACTACAGAAAGAGATGATTTGGATGAAGTCATAGATTTTATTAAGAAATATCCTCATCAAATTCATTACTATATTTTTAAATGCATTGACCGATTTACCCGTGCCGGCTATCCCGAATACGAAAGAAGAAAAGCAGAATTAGAAAAACTAGGAGTTCAAATTATTGACTCCTACGGCGTAATTCAGCCGATACAAAACACACTCGACCACCTTGGTCAAAAATATAAATGGAGCATGTATTCTCCAAGTGAAATTGCTGAAATGATTTCGGCATATCAAGGAAAAGCAGAAGCAAGAGAGATTTTAACTCGAATGGTAGGTGCCGAAATCCGTCTTGTGCAAGAGGGGTTTGCTGTAAGACGCGCACCTGATGGATTACATAACAAGCGTATTTTTATTAATGGAAAAGATAGGGTCATTAGAGAAGCCGGAGAAAAAGCTCATTATTTTCAAAAGATGTATGAACTCCGAGCAGATGGTATTGATGATACGCAAATCGTCAACATTTTAAATGCCACAGGTTTCAAAACAAATATCTATACACGGTGGGATAGGAGTGACCCAGAACATCCTCGAAAAATTGGAACCAGAGGCGGTAAGGTTCTTACTGTAAAGCAGATGCAACGATATTTACTCCAAACAGAGTATGCCGGTGTAAGTTGTGAGAAGTGGAATAAACACAAGCCGGTCAGAACGCAGTACTTTGACGGCATTGTTTCTATAGACACTTTCAATCGAGCCAATCGTGGAAAAGTTTACATAAAAGTATCAGAGGGTGACGAGATTGAAGTGCTCTACAACTACTCTCCTTGGGGCCGTGTAAAGCGTCTAAGAGACAATCCGATGTACCCATGGAAATGTATAGCGTGTCCTTTCTGCAATAAATCAATGCTCGGTAGTCCGTCTACTGGAAAGTCGGGTGCTAAGTTCCATGGGTATCATTGTGGTGGTTCAAAATCAGGCGACAGAGCACATGAATATTTCCGTCTTGATAAGAAAACTTTTGAGAGTAATGTGAAAAATTACTTAGACAGTTTGAAATTCGAGGATGGATTTTTAGCAGGATTGGAATTGCACCTACTTAGCGAATATCGAGAAAGAGAAAAAGAAGTTGTACTCGAATCTTCTGCAATAAGCCGAACGGTATCTGATTTAAAAGCAGAGTTGGCCCAAAAGTTGGAAGCATTCGGTTTTGCTGAAAGTCCAATCACTAGGAAAATGATTGAACAGCAAATTGCTGAACTGGATGAACAGATAAAGGGAGCAGAGAGCCAACGAATGGAAATTGAAGTAAATGAGAAGAGTATCCGTGTCTTTGTACGCTATGCAAAATACGTAATGGAACACCCGGCGGAAATCCTTACAGAAGCTTGTGATTTACAGGGTCGCCGTGCTCTTTTGGGTCTGTTCTTTGAACAAACCCCGACCTATAACGAAATACTTAATGGAACACCAAAATTAACGGCTCTTTTCAAGCTTTCTGAAGAGTTTAAGGGTAATAAAACCCAACTGGTGACCCTACGGGGAATCGAACCCCGATTTAAGCCTTGA
- a CDS encoding DUF4238 domain-containing protein: MSNPKNQHTIPKCYLKQFVDPKVPSNFGPCVWIFERKSKRGKRQNIRSVLTETDVYTFQGDYSIEKSLAQLESEYADIFEKKIKHKLPLTPYEHAIFCAFVAAMLQRTLKQKEHVENQMDQMIGWAKQLETVHGAPAKSSKEWEEAKKDAHKMSVIEMAPKIAEILSKMNVAFLCTKNKRVSFITSDAPAYLFNSQMQFQRFFPPAFGQRGVEVRMPLSPEISVCFSWINNVRGYLFATEDMVHNDNRMVYGYSHQYFIANSPKLKRRWFRRLPLDPVFLLRFLRHEIPARIARFRQREYYARPK; this comes from the coding sequence ATGTCAAACCCGAAGAACCAGCACACCATTCCGAAATGTTATTTAAAGCAGTTTGTAGACCCAAAAGTACCGAGCAACTTCGGGCCGTGTGTTTGGATTTTTGAGCGTAAAAGTAAGCGAGGCAAAAGGCAGAATATCCGTAGCGTGCTCACGGAAACAGATGTTTATACATTCCAAGGTGACTATTCTATTGAAAAGTCGTTGGCGCAACTTGAAAGTGAGTATGCCGACATATTTGAAAAAAAGATTAAGCACAAGCTCCCGCTTACACCTTACGAGCACGCTATTTTTTGTGCGTTTGTCGCCGCCATGCTCCAGCGAACCTTGAAGCAGAAAGAACACGTTGAGAACCAAATGGACCAAATGATTGGTTGGGCAAAGCAACTCGAAACAGTGCACGGAGCACCGGCAAAATCTTCTAAGGAATGGGAGGAAGCAAAGAAAGATGCTCACAAAATGAGCGTAATAGAAATGGCCCCTAAAATTGCGGAAATCCTATCTAAAATGAATGTTGCATTTCTCTGCACGAAAAATAAACGCGTGTCTTTCATTACGTCAGATGCACCCGCATACCTATTCAACAGTCAGATGCAATTTCAACGTTTTTTCCCTCCTGCGTTTGGACAGAGAGGGGTCGAAGTGCGAATGCCACTCTCACCTGAAATCTCTGTTTGTTTCAGTTGGATAAACAATGTTCGTGGATATTTGTTTGCTACCGAAGATATGGTGCACAATGACAATCGAATGGTCTACGGATACTCACATCAATACTTCATTGCAAACTCGCCAAAGTTGAAGAGGCGCTGGTTCCGAAGATTGCCACTTGACCCCGTTTTCCTACTACGCTTTTTAAGGCATGAAATTCCAGCTCGTATCGCGCGATTTCGACAACGTGAATACTATGCCAGACCAAAATAA
- a CDS encoding AAA family ATPase, with the protein MKIKKIQNIKCGAFKNFIWDATVGDFHDKVNIILGWNGSGKTIVSRIIRSYEKGIINSEDKINGAQFTTQFDTGAKKHSELSGFTDKIRVFNEDYIKEAIDQTHLPYVVAIGSAGVDFSKKEKELEGAKEKLSKLKACKNEYDDISKEVSENIRKISGIGHLRKDPVVESNGLYNSYIKSSFEKRIEWLSKAIIEGKQVDDFISEESELKQRISTLSNLSVKEREYKTLKKWNDWVVEKTDKINKYLTFIPVYKESKRLAKYSDGSLEEKWVREGIGIHKLNETEKLNHCLFCESEITNEDELLKHFSEDVMELSNALDGISAKTESAISEIGICESFYVTKKETLETLFLTLRSRVEKKRKDIKKIVEKITFDDLFVEEETFDVGSIAWSIEKDYVARAYIKYTSKKKEYEDCQAEKSKHEGDIKLIEEDLKELKKVAKNVQIPADRINRLLKSTFPYKEISLDDSDGEVGYVLKRDGAKCELSSLSEGERNFLALAYFLLSINDEDNQIDKNSVIVIDDPVSSLDSDSLFQVFAILSGEIESRPDRQYFILSHNLDIFGHLLQSYRKDGKIRDDLVKFFQISLKNTGSTIQELDDNLKKYRSDYLYSITKLNEVKDSIDLDDAILAANLLRRALETFLHFKYGHGDLKSKLAQLYAKYKKYRLDNSNPADKDVIEQEVAQEEKVMYRFINHGSHEFLGFDKYDVTVLQASSQRIKNFFEVIKSVDKDHYATYNI; encoded by the coding sequence GTGAAAATAAAGAAAATCCAAAATATCAAATGTGGTGCATTTAAGAACTTCATCTGGGATGCGACCGTTGGAGATTTTCACGACAAGGTAAATATTATTTTGGGATGGAATGGTTCTGGAAAAACAATAGTTTCTAGAATAATTAGGTCATATGAAAAAGGGATAATTAATTCTGAAGATAAAATTAACGGTGCACAATTTACTACTCAATTTGATACCGGCGCTAAGAAACACAGTGAACTTTCAGGTTTCACTGATAAGATTCGCGTTTTTAATGAAGACTATATAAAAGAGGCAATTGACCAAACCCATCTCCCATATGTTGTAGCAATTGGTTCCGCTGGTGTTGATTTTTCAAAAAAAGAAAAGGAACTTGAAGGTGCAAAGGAAAAGCTAAGTAAACTAAAGGCCTGCAAGAACGAGTACGATGACATATCAAAAGAAGTTTCTGAAAACATACGAAAAATAAGTGGAATTGGACATTTAAGGAAAGATCCTGTGGTAGAAAGTAATGGTTTATATAATTCTTATATCAAATCTTCTTTTGAAAAAAGAATAGAGTGGCTATCAAAAGCAATCATCGAAGGAAAACAAGTTGATGACTTTATAAGTGAGGAATCTGAACTAAAACAAAGAATATCTACTTTATCTAATCTATCTGTAAAGGAGAGAGAGTATAAGACTTTGAAAAAATGGAATGATTGGGTGGTTGAAAAAACAGATAAAATTAATAAATACCTCACTTTTATTCCTGTTTACAAAGAATCAAAAAGACTAGCAAAATATTCTGACGGAAGTCTAGAAGAAAAATGGGTAAGGGAAGGAATTGGTATTCATAAACTAAACGAAACCGAAAAGTTAAACCACTGTCTTTTTTGTGAGTCAGAAATTACCAACGAAGACGAGTTATTGAAACATTTTTCTGAAGATGTAATGGAACTCAGTAACGCCTTGGATGGAATAAGTGCAAAAACTGAGAGCGCAATAAGTGAGATTGGAATATGCGAGAGTTTTTACGTTACTAAAAAGGAAACCTTAGAGACTCTATTTCTCACATTACGATCTAGAGTGGAAAAAAAGAGAAAAGACATAAAAAAAATAGTCGAAAAAATAACCTTTGATGATCTTTTTGTCGAAGAAGAAACTTTCGACGTTGGTTCAATTGCTTGGAGTATCGAAAAAGATTATGTCGCAAGGGCATATATAAAATACACCTCAAAGAAGAAGGAGTATGAAGACTGTCAAGCAGAAAAGTCAAAGCACGAAGGAGATATAAAACTAATTGAAGAAGATTTAAAAGAGCTTAAAAAGGTGGCTAAAAATGTTCAAATTCCTGCAGATAGAATAAACAGACTACTCAAATCGACTTTCCCATATAAAGAAATATCTTTGGATGATTCAGATGGAGAAGTTGGTTATGTGCTCAAACGTGATGGTGCTAAGTGTGAACTCAGTTCCTTGAGTGAGGGAGAGAGAAACTTCTTAGCTTTGGCATATTTTCTTTTAAGTATCAATGATGAAGATAATCAGATTGATAAGAATTCCGTTATAGTCATTGATGATCCTGTTTCAAGTCTTGATTCTGACTCACTTTTTCAGGTGTTTGCAATACTATCGGGAGAAATTGAAAGTCGTCCTGACAGACAATATTTCATTCTTTCTCACAATTTAGATATTTTTGGCCACCTTCTCCAAAGTTACAGAAAAGACGGAAAAATTAGAGACGATTTAGTTAAATTTTTTCAAATCTCACTAAAGAATACCGGCTCAACAATTCAAGAGTTGGATGACAACCTTAAAAAATATAGATCTGACTATTTATATTCAATAACAAAATTGAATGAAGTGAAGGACAGTATAGACTTAGACGATGCTATTTTGGCCGCAAACTTACTCAGACGAGCTTTGGAAACATTTCTACACTTTAAGTATGGACACGGCGACCTGAAAAGCAAACTTGCTCAGCTGTACGCCAAATACAAAAAATATAGACTAGACAACTCAAATCCCGCAGACAAGGATGTTATAGAACAAGAAGTCGCTCAAGAAGAGAAAGTGATGTATCGATTTATAAATCATGGTTCACATGAATTTTTAGGGTTTGATAAATATGATGTAACTGTCTTGCAGGCAAGTTCACAAAGAATTAAAAATTTCTTTGAAGTGATAAAAAGTGTTGATAAAGACCATTATGCAACCTATAATATTTAA